In Cellulomonas sp. Y8, the genomic stretch GCAGGAACGCCGCCAGCGCCGCGACCGAGGTCCACAGCCGCGCGTCGGTGCCGCCGGTGGTGAGCTCGCGCAGGCCGGTGACGGCGTAGGTCATCGGCAGCGCGGGGTGCAGCGCCCGGAAGAACGCGGGCGTCGTCTCGACCGGGTAGGTGCCCGAGGCGGCGGTGAGCTGCAGCATCAGCAGCGCGATGATCGCGACCTTGCCCGCCGCGGCGCCCAGCACCGCGATGAGCATCTGCTGCACGGCCAGGAACGCGCCCGCGACCAGCACCGTGAACGCGGCGGTGCCGAGCGCCGTCGACCAGCCGAGGCCGAGCCCGAAGTGCACGACGGTCAGCAGGATCACGACCTGGCCGACGCCGATCGCCAGCGCCGGCAGGTAGCCGGCGAGCGCGATCCGCCAGCCGCGGGCGGGGGTCGCGAGGCCGCGCGGCGGCAGCGGGCGGAGCAGCAGCCACGTGATCAGCCCGCCGACGAACAGCGCGAGCGGCACGAAGAAGGGCGCGAAGCCCTCGCCGTAGCCGTCGGCCGCGGCGACGTCGGTGCTCGACAGCCCGACGGGGGTGCTCAGGGCGCTCGCCCGGTCGGACCGGGTCGCGTCGGAGTCGTCCGGGATCTGCGCGGCGCCGTCGGCCAGCTTGTCGGCGAGCTCCTGGCTGCCGTCGCCGAGCTGGTCGGAGCCGTCGGCGACCTGGGTCGCGCCCGAGGCGAGGGTGCCGGTGCCGGACGCGAGGTCGGCGGCGCCGGACGCGAGCGTGCGCGCGCCGGAGTCGAGGTCGGACGCGCCGGAGGCGAGGGTGCCCGCGCCGCCCGCGAGGTCGGACGCGCCGGCGGCGACCTGCGCGGTCCCGGACGCGAGGGTGCCGGCGCCGGACGCGAGCTCCGCCGTCGACGAGGACAGCGTGCCGAGGCCGGACGACAGGGCGGCGGAGCCGTCCCGGAGGTCGTGGGCGCCGGTGACGAGCGCCTGGAGGTCGGCCGCGGCCTTCGTCTGGCCGTCGGCGGTCGTGGGCAGGCCGAGGTCGGCGAGGGTCGTCTGCATCGCCTGGAGCTGGGCCTGGATCCGATGCGCGGCGTCGGTGTCGCCCGCGGCGGCCTGCTCCTGCGCGAGCGCGGTCAGGTTCGTGGCGACGGACCCGAGCCCCGTGCTCGCGCCGGACAGGCGGCCGAGGGTCGTGGCCGCCTTGTCGACGCCGTCGCTCAGCTGCTGCGCGCCCGCCGCCAGCAGCCCCGACTTCGTCGCCGCGTCGGACGCGCCCGCGGCCAGCCGCTGCGCGCCGTCCGCCAGGTCCGCCGCGCCCGAGGCCGCGGTGCCCGCGCCCGACGACAGCGTGCCCGCGCCGCTCGCCAGCGTCGCGGCCCCCGAGTCCAGCCGGCCGGCGCCGCTCGCGAGGTCCGCGGCCCCCGACGACAGCCGGGCCGCGCCGTCGGCGGCCGAGGTGGCCCCGTCGGCGACCTGGTGCGCGCCGGTCGACAGGTCGCCGCTCGCGGCGGTGAGCGTCAGGGCGCCGTCGGACGCCTGGGCGAAGCCGTCCCGCGCCGAGCCGAGCCCGACGAGCACCTGGTCCGCGGCCTGCTCGCCGATGGTGGCGGACACCGCGGCGCGGATCTGCGTCATCGCGCTGCGGCCCAGGGTCGAGGCCAGGTAGGAGTTGGCGTCGTTGTAGGTGACGTCGATCTCCGCGGACGTCGGGGCGTCGCCGCCGATCGACGCGATGTCGGTCGAGAAGTCCCCGGGCAGCGTCACCGCGAAGTAGTAGGTGCCGTCGGTGACGCCCGCGGCGGCCTGGTCGGCGTCGACCTGCCGCCAGTCGAGGGCGTCGGAGCCGAGGAGCTCGTCCACGACGTCGTCGCCGGCGCGCAGCGGCTCGCCGTCCCGGGTCGCCCCCTCGTCGGCGTTCACCAGGGCGACGGGCAGCCGGTCGAGGTTGCCGGTCGGGTCCCAGTAGGCCCAGAGGTAGAGCGCGCCGTAGAGCAGCGGGATGGCGAGCATCGCCACGACGGCGAGCTTCGGCAGCACGCCGCGGCGGAACCGGCGCAGCTCGGTGCCGGTCGACAGGGAGGAGAGCATTCGGGGTCCTCGGGAAGGAGAAGCGGGAGAATTCAGGCGGCGGGCACGGCGTGCGGGCCGGTGGCGAGGTTCACGACCTCGGGGGCGGCCCACCAGCGCATCCGGGCGACCTCGTCCAGCGAGGCGACCGACGCGATCACGGTGGTGCCGGCGGCGGCGAGCGCCTCGAGCCGGGTCCACACCGTCTGCCGGCGGCCGGAGTCGTGCACCTGGTCGACGTCGTCGACGACGAGCAGGTCGGGCTCCTGGGCCAGGGCGAGGGTGACCCGCAGCAGCATCGCGTCGACCTCGTCCAGGTCCCAGATCACGGTCTGCACGCGGGGGAGCGGGCGCTCGCCGAACACCGGCCCGGCCAGGTCGGCAAACCGCTCCTGGGAGACGCGGCCGGTCCAGCGGTACCAGGGTGACAGCCAGGCGAACCGCTCGCGGACGACGTCGCCGACCGTCACGGAGTCGTCGAGCTCGTCGACCCCGGCGAAGCCGGCCACGGCGGCGCGGCGCTGCACGACGGACCGGCGGCGGGGCAGGTCCTCGCCGAGCACGGTGAGCTCGGTGCCGCGGTCGGGGACCATCCGGCCGGCGAGCGTGAGCAGCAGGCTGGACCGGCCGGCGCCCTGCGGGCCCTGGACGACGGTGAGCGCGCCGGTCGGCAGGTCGAGGTCGACCGGGCCGTAGACCGGGCCGCGGGTGCCGGTGAGCACGAGGCCGCGGGCGCGGACGGCCGACGGGGGCGGGGTGGGCGCGACCTCGGGGTCCGGCGCGGCGGCGTCGGGCCGGGCGCCGGCCTGCTGCTCGGCGTGCGGGTGCGCGACGCGCTGCTGCTCGGCCTCGCGGGTCGGGGTGGGCTCCGAAGACACTGTCGCCTCTGATCGTTTCGCACTGACTGGTCAGTACAAAGATAGGACGGCCGCCGCGTGGCGTCACGCCGGCACCGGCGTCTCGCGCGTCACACCGCGCCCGGCGCGGGCGGGCGGCAGGACGGCGGAGCGGCGACCGGAGCCGGACGGCCATGTCCGATCGCCGCTGGACTCCCACACCGCCCAGGGGTGGGATGGGTCCATGACCAGCACCTCGCACCCCGCCGCGCCCGTCCTCGACGCCCGGGCCCGCCGGCTGCACGCGCTGCACGACCCGGCCGCGCCGCTCGCCCTCGCCAACGCGTGGGACGTCGCCAGCGCCCGGGTGGTGGAGGCGGCGGGCGCCCCCGCGGTCGCCACGACGAGCGCGGGCGTCGCGTGGTCGCTCGGCCTGCCGGACGGGGACCGGCTCGACCGCGACGCGCTCCTGGCCGCCGTCGCCCGGATCGCCGGCGCGGTCGCGGTGCCCGTGACGGTGGACGCGGAGGGCGGGTTCGCCGCCGAGGCGGCCGACGTCGCGACGACCGTCGCCGGGCTGCTCGACGCGGGGGCGGTCGGCATGAACATCGAGGACGGCGGGCGCGCGCCGGAGGAGCTCGCCGCTCGCGTCGCGGCGGCCCGCGCGGCCGCGGACCGGGCCGGCGTCGCGCTGTTCGTCAACGCCCGCACGGACGTGTTCCTGCGCGGGCTCGGGGCTCCGGAGGGCCGCGGGGCCGAGGCCGTGGCCCGGGCCCGGCGGTACGTCGAGGCGGGCGCGAACGGGATCTTCGTGCCCGGGGTCGCCGACCCCGCGACGATCGCCGAGCTCGCCGCCGCGATCCCGGTGCCGCTCAACGTGATGGCGGTGCCGGGCCTGCCACCGGTCGCGGAGCTCGGCCGGCTCGGCGTCGCCAGGGTCAGCCTCGGGTCGTCCGTCGCCGAGGCGGCCTACGCGGTCGCGCGCCGGGCCGCCGTCGAGCTCGCGGGGCCGGGCACCTACGGCGTGCTCGCGGACGGCGTCGACTACCGGGAGCTCGACGCGCTGGTCGCCGCCGGCGCGGCGTCGTCGGACCGGTCGTCGGGCGCGGCGTCGTCGGGCGGGGCGGACCGGCCGTGACCGAGGCCGCGCACGCGCGCTGGGCCCCCGGCGATCCCGGCTTCGAGGAGCGGTACCGGGCGATCGACGCGCGGGACACCCGGTTCGACGGGCAGTTCGTCACCGCGGTGTCGTCGACGGGCATCTACTGCCGCCCGTCCTGCCCCGCCCGCACCCCGCGGCGGGAGCACGTGACCTTCTACCGGACGTCCGCGGCGGCGCACGAGGCGGGCTACCGCGCCTGCAAGCGCTGCCTCCCTGAGGCCACGCCCGGCACGCCGGAGTGGGACCTGCGCCGCGATGCGGTGGGCCGCGCCATGCGGCTGATCGGCGACGGCCTGCTCGACCGCGGCGGGGTGGACGCGCTCGCCGCCGAGCTCGGGTACACGCCGCGGCACGTGCACCGGATGCTGGTCGCCGAGCTCGGGGCCGGACCGCAGGCGCTCGCGCGGGCGCGCCGCGCGCAGACCGCGCGGGCGCTGCTGGTCGGGACGACGCTGCCGGTGACCGACGTGGCGTTCGCGGCGGGGTTCGGCTCCGTCCGGCAGTTCAACGACACGATCCGCGAGGTGTTCGCGGTGCAACCGACCGAGCTCCGCGCCCGGGCGCGGCGGGCGGAGGGCGCGGCACTGCCCGCGGGTGCGGCCCGGGCACGGGCCGGGGCCGAGGGGTCGTCGGGGTCCGCGGGCGCCGCCGGGTCGCCGGGTGGCCCCGGCCGCGCACCGGGTGAGCGGGCCGGTGCGTCGGACGAGTCCGCCCGTGCGCTCGGGGTCGCCCCGCAGGTGCGGCTCGACCTCGCGCTGCCGGTCCGGCAGCCGTACGACGCGCGCGGGGTCCTCGGCTTCCTCGCGGTGCGCGCCGTCGACGGCGTCGAGGTGGCGGACCTGCCCGACGGCGGCCCGCTGCGGTACGCCCGCACGCTGTCGCTGCCGCACGGCCCCGGCGCGGTCGAGGTCGTGGCGACGCCCGACCGCCGCGGCGGGTGGCGGCTGTCCGCGCGGCTGGAGCTCGCCTCGCTCGCCGACGTCGGGACGGCGGTGGCGCGGGTGCGCCGGCTGCTCGACCTGGACGCGGACCCGACGGCGGTCGACGCCGCCCTGGGGCTGGACCCGGTGCTCGCCCCGATGGTCGCCGCGACGCCGGGGATCCGGGTGCCGGGCACCGTCGACCCCGCCGAGCTCGTCGTCCGGGCGATCGTCGGGCAGCAGATCTCCGTCGCCGCCGCGCGGGGCCACCTCGGGCGGCTCGCCGCCGTCGCGGGCGCCCCGTACGCGTCGGCGATCCCCGGGCTGGAGCGGCTGTTCCCGACGTCGAAGGAGGTGCTCGCCGCCGTCCCGGTGCCGGTCCCGGGCGCCGACCCCGACCCGGACCGGCCGCTGCGGCTCCCCGCGCGCCAGGTGGCCGCGGTGCTCGCGGCGGCGGAGGCGCTGGTCGACGGGTCGCTGCCCGCGCACGTCGGCGCCGACCCGGTGACGCTGCGGGAGCGGCTGGTCGCGCTGCCGGGCGTCGGCCCGTGGACCGCGGCGTACGTGGCGATGCGGGTGCTCGGGGACCCGGACGCGTGGCTCGCCGGTGACGTGGCGCTCGTGGCGGGCGCGACGGCGGCGGGCGCGCTCGACCCCGGCCTGCCCAAGCCGGCGGCGCACCGGGCCCTGGCGGCGCGCGCTGCCGCGTGGTCGCCCTGGCGCTCGTACGCCGCGATGCACCTCTGGCGGGCCGCCGCGGCGCGCTGACCAGGCCGCCTCCGTGCCGCGCGCCCGGTCCGCGGATGCCGGTCGTGGCATGGAAGAATCGCGGGCATGGCGATGAGAGAGATCCGCGTGGTGGGCGACCCGGTGCTGCGCACCCCGTGCGAGCCGGTGACCACGATCGACGCCCGCGTGAAGGGCCTGGTCGAGGACTTGCTCGAGACGGTCGACCACGAGGGTCGCGCGGGCCTGGCCGCGAACCAGATCGGCGTCGGCCTGCGGGCGTTCTCCTGGAACATCGACGACGAGCTCGGCTACGTGCTGAACCCCACCATCGTCGAGCTGTCCGAGGACTACCAGGACGGCGACGAGGGCTGCCTGTCGGTGCCCGACCTGTGGTTCCCGACCAAGCGCGCCTGGTACGCGCGGGTCGTCGGCACGGACCTGGACGGCAAGGAGGTCGTCGTCGAGGGCGTCGAGCTCATGGCCCGCTGCCTGCAGCACGAGGTCGACCACCTGGACGGCCACCTCTACATCGACCGGCTGGACCGGTCCGTGCGGAAGAAGGCGATGCGCGCCATCCGCGAGACCCTCTGACGGGTCGTCGGGGCGCCCGGAACCCGGACGATCCGGGCATCGAGCAGGTGATGAGGGCCGGAGCGCTGGTGCGCACCGGCCCTCATCAGGCATGCTGTCCTCAGCACGCCGCGCGTGCAGGCTGTGGAGTCACGTGTCCGGTAGGGACGAGGTCGTTGGGGAAGGCGAACCTCGAGCCGATCCGGGAGGGATGACATGGCAGGTGCGATCACCCGCGGTGTTCTTTTCGTGCACTCCGCGCCGCGCGCGCTCTGCCCGCACCTCGAGTGGGCGGCGGGCAACGTGCTGGGCATCCGTCTGTCCATGGACTGGACGGAGCAGCCCGCCGCACCGGGGATGTTCCGTGCCGAGCACTCGTGGCAGGGGACCTCCGGCACTGGCGCGCGCCTCGCGTCGGCCCTGCGTGGCTGGACGCACCTGCGCTACGAGGTCACCGAGGACACGAGCCACGGCAGCGACGGCGCCCGGTGGAGCCACACGCCCGAGCTCGGGATCTTCCACGCCCAGACCGACGTGCACGGCAACGTCGTGGTCCCCGAGGACCGCATCCGCGCGGCGCTCGAGCTGGCCGACGCGCGCGCCGTCCGCGAGGAGCTGGCGCTCGCGCTGGGGCAGGCGTGGGACGACGAGCTGGAGCCGTTCCGGTACGCGGGCGCAGGCGCGCCCGTGCGCTGGCTGCACCGCGTGGGCTGACGCGCCCGGGGTGCGGCGCG encodes the following:
- a CDS encoding YhgE/Pip domain-containing protein; the encoded protein is MLSSLSTGTELRRFRRGVLPKLAVVAMLAIPLLYGALYLWAYWDPTGNLDRLPVALVNADEGATRDGEPLRAGDDVVDELLGSDALDWRQVDADQAAAGVTDGTYYFAVTLPGDFSTDIASIGGDAPTSAEIDVTYNDANSYLASTLGRSAMTQIRAAVSATIGEQAADQVLVGLGSARDGFAQASDGALTLTAASGDLSTGAHQVADGATSAADGAARLSSGAADLASGAGRLDSGAATLASGAGTLSSGAGTAASGAADLADGAQRLAAGASDAATKSGLLAAGAQQLSDGVDKAATTLGRLSGASTGLGSVATNLTALAQEQAAAGDTDAAHRIQAQLQAMQTTLADLGLPTTADGQTKAAADLQALVTGAHDLRDGSAALSSGLGTLSSSTAELASGAGTLASGTAQVAAGASDLAGGAGTLASGASDLDSGARTLASGAADLASGTGTLASGATQVADGSDQLGDGSQELADKLADGAAQIPDDSDATRSDRASALSTPVGLSSTDVAAADGYGEGFAPFFVPLALFVGGLITWLLLRPLPPRGLATPARGWRIALAGYLPALAIGVGQVVILLTVVHFGLGLGWSTALGTAAFTVLVAGAFLAVQQMLIAVLGAAAGKVAIIALLMLQLTAASGTYPVETTPAFFRALHPALPMTYAVTGLRELTTGGTDARLWTSVAALAAFLLGSLAITSWRAARQRTWTLSRLHPALSI
- a CDS encoding ATP-binding cassette domain-containing protein, with the translated sequence MSSEPTPTREAEQQRVAHPHAEQQAGARPDAAAPDPEVAPTPPPSAVRARGLVLTGTRGPVYGPVDLDLPTGALTVVQGPQGAGRSSLLLTLAGRMVPDRGTELTVLGEDLPRRRSVVQRRAAVAGFAGVDELDDSVTVGDVVRERFAWLSPWYRWTGRVSQERFADLAGPVFGERPLPRVQTVIWDLDEVDAMLLRVTLALAQEPDLLVVDDVDQVHDSGRRQTVWTRLEALAAAGTTVIASVASLDEVARMRWWAAPEVVNLATGPHAVPAA
- a CDS encoding isocitrate lyase/phosphoenolpyruvate mutase family protein translates to MTSTSHPAAPVLDARARRLHALHDPAAPLALANAWDVASARVVEAAGAPAVATTSAGVAWSLGLPDGDRLDRDALLAAVARIAGAVAVPVTVDAEGGFAAEAADVATTVAGLLDAGAVGMNIEDGGRAPEELAARVAAARAAADRAGVALFVNARTDVFLRGLGAPEGRGAEAVARARRYVEAGANGIFVPGVADPATIAELAAAIPVPLNVMAVPGLPPVAELGRLGVARVSLGSSVAEAAYAVARRAAVELAGPGTYGVLADGVDYRELDALVAAGAASSDRSSGAASSGGADRP
- a CDS encoding AlkA N-terminal domain-containing protein — protein: MTEAAHARWAPGDPGFEERYRAIDARDTRFDGQFVTAVSSTGIYCRPSCPARTPRREHVTFYRTSAAAHEAGYRACKRCLPEATPGTPEWDLRRDAVGRAMRLIGDGLLDRGGVDALAAELGYTPRHVHRMLVAELGAGPQALARARRAQTARALLVGTTLPVTDVAFAAGFGSVRQFNDTIREVFAVQPTELRARARRAEGAALPAGAARARAGAEGSSGSAGAAGSPGGPGRAPGERAGASDESARALGVAPQVRLDLALPVRQPYDARGVLGFLAVRAVDGVEVADLPDGGPLRYARTLSLPHGPGAVEVVATPDRRGGWRLSARLELASLADVGTAVARVRRLLDLDADPTAVDAALGLDPVLAPMVAATPGIRVPGTVDPAELVVRAIVGQQISVAAARGHLGRLAAVAGAPYASAIPGLERLFPTSKEVLAAVPVPVPGADPDPDRPLRLPARQVAAVLAAAEALVDGSLPAHVGADPVTLRERLVALPGVGPWTAAYVAMRVLGDPDAWLAGDVALVAGATAAGALDPGLPKPAAHRALAARAAAWSPWRSYAAMHLWRAAAAR
- the def gene encoding peptide deformylase; protein product: MAMREIRVVGDPVLRTPCEPVTTIDARVKGLVEDLLETVDHEGRAGLAANQIGVGLRAFSWNIDDELGYVLNPTIVELSEDYQDGDEGCLSVPDLWFPTKRAWYARVVGTDLDGKEVVVEGVELMARCLQHEVDHLDGHLYIDRLDRSVRKKAMRAIRETL
- a CDS encoding DUF3145 domain-containing protein, producing the protein MAGAITRGVLFVHSAPRALCPHLEWAAGNVLGIRLSMDWTEQPAAPGMFRAEHSWQGTSGTGARLASALRGWTHLRYEVTEDTSHGSDGARWSHTPELGIFHAQTDVHGNVVVPEDRIRAALELADARAVREELALALGQAWDDELEPFRYAGAGAPVRWLHRVG